In one window of Streptomyces sp. FXJ1.172 DNA:
- a CDS encoding ABC transporter permease, with translation MAAEQVIRSEWTKIRSVASTVWTLSVAVVVTIALGMLISALSRSQYDSMPISDRLSFDPTFVSFAGMTLGQLAMIVFGVLVVSNEYSTGMIRVSLAAVPRRGTFLFSKVAVATALALVVAMATSFAAFLLGQAMLGPYRARIGDPGVLRAVIGGGLYMTLIAVFSMGVAAMLRSPMLSLGILMPFFFLISNILGNVDATKKIGRFLPDQAGSRIMQVVPRIGDDRPYGPWGGLGIMVLWVIAALLGGYVVLKRRDAQ, from the coding sequence ATGGCAGCCGAACAGGTCATCCGCTCCGAGTGGACCAAGATCCGCTCGGTGGCGTCCACGGTGTGGACACTGTCGGTGGCCGTGGTCGTCACCATCGCGCTCGGGATGCTCATCTCCGCGCTGTCGCGGAGCCAGTACGACTCGATGCCGATCAGCGACCGGCTGTCGTTCGATCCCACCTTCGTGTCCTTCGCGGGCATGACGCTCGGCCAGCTCGCCATGATCGTGTTCGGGGTGCTGGTGGTGTCGAACGAGTACAGCACCGGCATGATCCGGGTCTCGCTGGCCGCCGTGCCGCGCCGGGGCACCTTCCTGTTCAGCAAGGTGGCGGTGGCCACCGCGCTCGCGCTGGTGGTCGCCATGGCGACCAGCTTCGCCGCGTTCCTCCTCGGGCAGGCGATGCTCGGCCCTTACCGGGCGCGGATCGGCGACCCGGGCGTGCTGCGCGCGGTGATCGGCGGCGGGCTGTACATGACGCTGATCGCGGTGTTCTCCATGGGGGTCGCCGCGATGCTGCGCTCGCCGATGCTGTCGCTCGGCATCCTGATGCCGTTCTTCTTCCTGATCTCCAACATCCTCGGCAACGTCGACGCGACGAAGAAGATCGGCCGGTTCCTGCCGGACCAGGCGGGCAGCAGGATCATGCAGGTGGTGCCGAGAATCGGTGACGACCGGCCGTACGGGCCCTGGGGCGGGCTCGGGATCATGGTGCTGTGGGTGATCGCCGCGCTCCTGGGCGGCTACGTCGTCCTCAAGCGCCGGGACGCCCAGTAG
- the scy gene encoding polarized growth protein Scy: MRGYESQEREPAADVDHLSRFEAEMKRLRTEREKAIQHAEDLGYQVEVLRAKLHEARRTLMTRPAYDGGDIGYQAEQLLRNAQIQADQLRQDAERMAAEARAQTQRILQEHAEQAARLQAELHQEAVTRRQQLDQELAERRATVESHVNENVAWAEQLRSRTEQQARRLLEESRTEADQALAAARAEAERLTNEARQRLQSDAEAARTEAEQILRRARTDAERLLNAASTQAQEATDHAEQLRTSTASESDAARRQAAELSRAAEERMAAAEEALRKAQAEAEKLVTEAEQAAAKTLSSAEAAGESRTRTAKEQVARLVEEATKEAETTRSEAEQLVADARAEAEKIVAEAAEKARTITAEESATQLSKAAKTAEDVLNKASEEAKQTTKAAAEEAERIRTEAEAEADRLRAEAHDIATQLKGAAKDDTKEYRAKTVELQEEARRLRGEAEQLRADAVAEGESIRAEARREAVTQIEEGAKSAEELLAKAKVDADELRKSATADSEKVRTEAIERATSLRRQADETLERSRKEAERLRAEAEEQAEAVRTDAETAARELREETERAIEARRTEAAQDLTRLQTETQERLESAEQALVEAREEASRIRRESAEEAERLRAESAERIRTLQQQAEAEAERLRDEAAADASASRAEGESVAVRLRSEAAAEAERLRTEAQETADRVRAEAQAAAERLGTEASETLAAAQEEAARRRREAEETLGSARAEADQERERAREQSEELLASARKRVEEAQAEATRLVEEADRRATEMVSAAEQHAQQVRDSVTGLHEQAQEEITGLRSAAEHAADRTRREAEEEADRVRADAYAERERASEDASRIRREAAEETEAAKALAERTVAEAIAEAERLRADAGEYAQRVRTEASDALAEADQAASRTRADAREDANRIRSDAATQADTLITEARNEAERLQTETVAEADRVRTEALAEAERLQSETVAEADRVRAEALANAEQLIGEATGEAERLRAEAAQTVASAQQHAERVRADAERLRADSEAAAERLVNSAREEAERTLDEARKDANKRRSEAAEQVDTLITETTAEADKLLTEAQQQALKTTADAESQADTMVGAARSEAERIVAESTVEGNSLVEKARTDADELLVGARRDATAIRERAEELRDRITAEIEELHERARREAAETMKSTGDRCDALIKAAEEQLAKAEAKAKELVSDADSEAGRVRIAAVKKAEGLLKEAEQKKASLVKEAEELKAEAIREARRTVEEGKRELEILVRRREDINAEISRVQDVLEALESFETPSAGKDGAVKAGATVGAPRTGGKSSDG, translated from the coding sequence GTGCGGGGCTACGAGAGCCAGGAGCGAGAGCCGGCGGCTGACGTCGACCACCTCTCTCGGTTCGAGGCCGAGATGAAGCGGCTGAGGACCGAGCGGGAAAAGGCGATCCAGCACGCCGAGGACCTCGGCTACCAGGTCGAGGTGCTGCGCGCCAAGCTGCACGAGGCGCGCCGCACCCTCATGACCCGGCCCGCCTACGACGGCGGTGACATCGGCTACCAGGCCGAGCAGTTGCTCCGTAATGCCCAGATCCAGGCCGACCAGCTGCGCCAGGATGCCGAGCGGATGGCCGCGGAGGCCCGCGCGCAGACCCAGCGCATCCTCCAGGAGCACGCCGAGCAGGCGGCCCGGCTGCAGGCCGAGCTGCACCAGGAGGCGGTCACCCGGCGCCAGCAGCTCGACCAGGAGCTGGCCGAGCGCCGCGCCACGGTCGAGTCGCACGTCAACGAGAACGTGGCCTGGGCCGAGCAGCTGCGCTCCCGCACCGAGCAGCAGGCCCGCCGCCTGCTGGAGGAGTCCCGCACCGAGGCCGACCAGGCGTTGGCCGCCGCCCGCGCGGAGGCCGAGCGGCTGACGAACGAGGCCCGCCAGCGGCTGCAGAGCGACGCCGAGGCGGCGCGCACGGAGGCCGAGCAGATCCTGCGCCGCGCCCGCACGGACGCCGAGCGCCTGCTGAACGCGGCGTCCACCCAGGCCCAGGAGGCCACCGACCACGCCGAGCAGCTGCGCACCAGCACGGCCAGCGAGTCGGACGCGGCCCGCCGGCAGGCCGCCGAGCTGAGCCGGGCCGCCGAGGAGCGGATGGCGGCGGCCGAGGAGGCGCTGCGCAAGGCGCAGGCCGAGGCCGAGAAGCTGGTCACCGAGGCCGAGCAGGCCGCCGCGAAGACCCTCTCGAGCGCCGAGGCCGCGGGCGAGTCGCGCACGCGTACGGCGAAGGAGCAGGTCGCCCGGCTGGTCGAGGAGGCCACCAAGGAGGCCGAGACCACCAGGTCCGAGGCCGAGCAGCTGGTCGCGGACGCCCGTGCCGAGGCCGAGAAGATCGTCGCCGAGGCCGCCGAGAAGGCCCGCACGATCACCGCCGAGGAGAGCGCCACCCAGCTGTCCAAGGCGGCCAAGACCGCCGAGGACGTGCTCAACAAGGCGTCCGAGGAGGCCAAGCAGACCACCAAGGCCGCCGCCGAGGAGGCCGAGCGGATCCGCACCGAGGCCGAGGCCGAGGCGGACCGGCTGCGCGCCGAGGCGCACGACATCGCCACCCAGCTCAAGGGTGCGGCGAAGGACGACACCAAGGAGTACCGCGCCAAGACGGTCGAGCTGCAGGAGGAGGCCCGCCGGCTGCGCGGCGAGGCCGAGCAGCTGCGCGCCGACGCGGTCGCCGAGGGCGAGTCGATCCGGGCGGAGGCCCGCCGGGAGGCGGTCACGCAGATCGAGGAGGGCGCCAAGTCCGCCGAGGAGCTGCTGGCCAAGGCCAAGGTGGACGCCGACGAGCTGCGCAAGAGCGCGACCGCCGACAGCGAGAAGGTCCGCACCGAGGCCATCGAGCGGGCCACCAGCCTGCGCCGGCAGGCCGACGAGACCCTCGAGCGCAGCCGCAAGGAGGCCGAGCGGCTGCGCGCCGAGGCCGAGGAGCAGGCCGAGGCGGTCCGCACCGACGCCGAGACCGCCGCGCGCGAGCTGCGCGAGGAGACCGAGCGTGCGATCGAGGCCCGGCGCACCGAGGCGGCCCAGGACCTGACCCGGCTCCAGACCGAGACGCAGGAGCGGCTGGAGTCGGCCGAGCAGGCGCTCGTCGAGGCTCGTGAGGAGGCCTCGCGGATCCGCCGCGAGTCCGCCGAGGAGGCCGAGCGGCTGCGCGCGGAGTCCGCCGAGCGGATCCGCACGCTCCAGCAGCAGGCCGAGGCCGAGGCCGAACGGCTGCGCGACGAGGCCGCGGCCGACGCGTCCGCCTCCCGCGCCGAGGGCGAGTCCGTCGCCGTACGGCTGCGCTCCGAGGCCGCCGCCGAGGCGGAGCGGCTGAGGACCGAGGCGCAGGAGACCGCGGACCGGGTGCGTGCGGAGGCGCAGGCCGCCGCCGAGCGGCTCGGCACCGAGGCGTCCGAGACGCTGGCCGCCGCGCAGGAGGAGGCCGCCCGGCGCCGCCGCGAGGCCGAGGAGACCCTCGGTTCCGCGCGGGCCGAGGCCGACCAGGAGCGGGAGCGGGCCCGCGAGCAGAGCGAGGAGCTGCTGGCCTCCGCCCGCAAGCGGGTTGAGGAGGCCCAGGCCGAGGCGACCCGGCTGGTGGAGGAGGCCGACCGGCGCGCCACCGAGATGGTCTCGGCCGCCGAGCAGCACGCCCAGCAGGTGCGGGACTCCGTCACGGGGCTGCACGAGCAGGCGCAGGAGGAGATCACCGGGCTGCGCTCGGCCGCCGAGCACGCGGCGGACCGTACGAGGCGGGAGGCCGAGGAGGAGGCGGACCGGGTCCGCGCCGACGCCTACGCCGAGCGGGAGCGGGCGAGCGAGGACGCCTCGCGGATCCGGCGCGAGGCCGCCGAGGAGACCGAGGCCGCCAAGGCGCTGGCCGAGCGTACGGTCGCGGAGGCGATCGCGGAGGCCGAGCGGCTGCGCGCGGACGCGGGCGAGTACGCCCAGCGGGTGCGCACGGAGGCCTCGGACGCGCTGGCCGAGGCCGACCAGGCGGCGTCCCGTACCCGGGCGGACGCCCGCGAGGACGCCAACCGCATCCGCTCGGACGCCGCGACCCAGGCCGACACCCTCATCACCGAGGCCCGCAACGAGGCCGAGCGGCTGCAGACCGAGACGGTCGCCGAAGCCGACCGGGTGCGCACGGAGGCGCTGGCCGAGGCCGAGCGGCTGCAGTCGGAGACCGTGGCCGAGGCGGACCGGGTCCGCGCGGAGGCCTTGGCGAACGCCGAGCAGCTCATCGGGGAGGCCACCGGCGAAGCCGAGCGGCTGCGCGCCGAGGCGGCGCAGACGGTCGCCTCGGCCCAGCAGCACGCCGAGCGGGTGCGGGCGGACGCCGAGCGGCTGCGGGCGGACTCGGAGGCGGCGGCCGAACGGCTCGTCAACTCCGCGCGCGAGGAGGCCGAGCGGACCCTGGACGAGGCCCGCAAGGACGCCAACAAGCGCCGTTCGGAGGCGGCCGAGCAGGTCGACACGCTCATCACGGAGACCACGGCCGAGGCCGACAAGCTGCTCACCGAGGCGCAGCAGCAGGCGCTGAAGACGACCGCGGACGCCGAGTCGCAGGCCGACACGATGGTGGGCGCGGCCCGCAGCGAGGCCGAGCGGATCGTGGCCGAGTCGACGGTGGAGGGCAACTCCCTGGTGGAGAAGGCCCGTACGGACGCGGACGAGCTGCTGGTGGGTGCCCGCCGGGACGCGACCGCGATCAGGGAGCGTGCCGAGGAGCTGCGCGACCGCATCACGGCCGAGATCGAGGAGCTGCACGAGCGGGCCCGGCGCGAGGCCGCCGAGACGATGAAGTCCACCGGCGACCGCTGCGACGCGCTCATCAAGGCCGCCGAGGAGCAGCTGGCCAAGGCGGAGGCGAAGGCCAAGGAGCTGGTCTCGGACGCCGATTCCGAGGCGGGCCGGGTGCGGATCGCCGCCGTGAAGAAGGCGGAGGGGCTGCTCAAGGAGGCCGAGCAGAAGAAGGCCAGCCTCGTCAAGGAGGCCGAGGAGCTGAAGGCCGAGGCGATCCGGGAGGCCCGGCGCACGGTCGAGGAGGGCAAGCGCGAGCTGGAGATCCTGGTGCGCCGCCGCGAGGACATCAACGCCGAGATCTCCCGCGTCCAGGACGTGCTGGAGGCGCTCGAGTCCTTCGAGACCCCGTCGGCCGGCAAGGACGGCGCAGTCAAGGCCGGTGCGACGGTCGGCGCCCCCCGAACGGGTGGCAAGTCGTCAGACGGCTAG
- a CDS encoding cellulose-binding protein — MSDTSPYGFELVRRGYDRAQVDERISKLVSDRDSALTRITALEKRIEELHLETQNAQAQVTDAEPSYAGLGARVEKILRLAEEEAKELREEARRAAEQHRDLAESAAQQVRNDAESYAAERKAKAEDEGVRIVEKAKGDASQLRAEAQKDAQSKREEADALFEETRAKAAQAAADFETNLAKRREQSERDLASRQQKAEKRLAEIEHRAEQLRLEAEKLRTDAERRARQTVETAQRQAEDIVADANAKADRIRSESERELAALTNRRDSINAQLTNVREMLATLTGAAVAAAGTPGEDEPISRGVPAQQTR; from the coding sequence ATGAGCGACACTTCCCCCTACGGCTTCGAGCTTGTGCGGCGTGGGTACGACCGCGCTCAGGTGGACGAACGTATCTCCAAGCTCGTCTCCGACCGTGACAGCGCTCTCACCCGGATCACCGCCCTGGAGAAGCGCATCGAGGAGCTGCACCTCGAAACGCAGAACGCCCAGGCCCAGGTCACCGACGCCGAGCCGTCGTACGCGGGTCTCGGCGCGCGGGTCGAGAAGATCCTGCGCCTGGCCGAGGAAGAGGCCAAGGAGCTGCGTGAGGAGGCCCGGCGGGCTGCCGAGCAGCACCGCGACCTCGCCGAGTCCGCGGCCCAGCAGGTCCGCAACGACGCCGAGTCCTACGCCGCGGAGCGCAAGGCCAAGGCCGAGGACGAGGGTGTCCGGATCGTCGAGAAGGCGAAGGGCGACGCCTCCCAGCTGCGCGCCGAGGCGCAGAAGGACGCGCAGTCCAAGCGCGAGGAGGCGGACGCCCTCTTCGAGGAGACCCGCGCCAAGGCCGCGCAGGCCGCCGCCGACTTCGAGACGAACCTCGCCAAGCGCCGCGAGCAGTCCGAGCGCGACCTGGCCTCGCGTCAGCAGAAGGCCGAGAAGCGGCTGGCGGAGATCGAGCACCGCGCCGAGCAGCTGCGCCTGGAGGCGGAGAAGCTGCGCACGGACGCCGAGCGCCGCGCCCGCCAGACGGTGGAGACGGCCCAGCGCCAGGCCGAGGACATCGTGGCCGACGCCAATGCCAAGGCGGACCGCATCCGTTCGGAGTCCGAGCGGGAGCTGGCGGCCCTCACCAACCGCCGCGACAGCATCAACGCCCAGCTGACGAACGTCCGCGAGATGCTGGCGACGCTGACCGGCGCCGCTGTCGCCGCCGCGGGTACGCCGGGTGAGGACGAGCCCATTTCCCGCGGGGTGCCGGCGCAGCAGACCCGGTAA
- the mce gene encoding methylmalonyl-CoA epimerase, which produces MLTRIDHIGIACHDLDATVEFYRATYGFEVFHTEVNEEQGVREAMLKINETSDGGASYLQLLEPTREDSAVGKWLAKNGEGVHHIAFGTADVDGDAAAIRDKGVRVLYEQPRTGSMGSRITFLHPKDCHGVLTELVTSAPVESPEH; this is translated from the coding sequence ATGCTGACGCGAATCGACCACATCGGGATCGCCTGCCACGACCTCGACGCCACCGTCGAGTTCTACCGGGCGACGTACGGCTTCGAGGTGTTCCACACCGAGGTCAACGAGGAGCAGGGCGTGCGCGAGGCCATGCTCAAGATCAACGAGACCTCGGACGGCGGCGCCTCCTACCTGCAGCTGCTGGAGCCGACCCGTGAGGACTCCGCGGTCGGCAAGTGGCTCGCGAAGAACGGGGAGGGCGTCCATCACATCGCCTTCGGCACGGCGGACGTGGACGGCGACGCCGCGGCCATCCGCGACAAGGGCGTCCGGGTGCTCTACGAGCAGCCACGGACCGGCTCCATGGGGTCGCGGATCACCTTCCTGCACCCCAAGGATTGCCACGGTGTCCTGACAGAACTGGTCACTTCGGCCCCCGTTGAGTCCCCTGAGCACTGA
- a CDS encoding ABC transporter ATP-binding protein, translating to MIEAVGLTKRYGDKTAVYNLSFQVRPGAVTGFLGPNGSGKSTTMRMILGLDNPTSGSVTIGGYPYRKLPNAPRQVGALLDAKAVHGGRTARNHLLSLAQLSGIPARRVDEVLGVVGLQAVAKKRSKGFSLGMGQRLGIAAALLGDPRVLLFDEPVNGLDPEGILWVRNLMKALAAEGRTVFVSSHLMSEMALTADHLIVIGRGQLLADMSVRDFISANSADFARVRTPDTEPQLREKLTSALTEAGGHVLPEQDGALRVTGLALPRISDLAHEADVRLWELSPHQASLEEAYMRMTQGAVDYRSTIDQKAGLQQPLPPGAQPPMPVPGQGQPGWYAPPPPQQGGGPFQGQTAAPSGPAAPAGPYGAAQPGPYGAPAPNPYAQQPQPPVAAPQAPHQAQAPGAAQAPAAPAPTAPPTPQQAHAPAPAPVSAPQGQAPVSAPQGQVPAAPPAPQQAPAAAPAPADPTRTQPKDDAR from the coding sequence ATGATCGAGGCTGTCGGCCTGACCAAGCGCTACGGCGACAAGACCGCCGTGTACAACCTTTCCTTCCAGGTGCGGCCCGGAGCCGTGACCGGCTTCCTCGGGCCGAACGGCTCGGGCAAGTCGACGACGATGCGGATGATCCTCGGGCTGGACAATCCCACGTCCGGCTCAGTGACCATCGGCGGCTACCCCTACCGCAAGCTGCCCAACGCGCCCCGCCAGGTCGGTGCGCTGCTGGACGCCAAGGCCGTGCACGGCGGGCGCACGGCCCGCAACCACCTGCTGAGCCTCGCCCAGCTGTCGGGCATCCCGGCCCGGCGCGTGGACGAGGTGCTCGGGGTCGTCGGCCTGCAGGCCGTGGCCAAAAAGCGCTCCAAGGGTTTCTCGCTCGGCATGGGCCAGCGCCTCGGCATCGCCGCCGCGCTCCTCGGCGATCCCCGGGTGCTGCTGTTCGACGAGCCGGTCAACGGCCTCGACCCCGAGGGCATCCTCTGGGTCCGCAACCTGATGAAGGCCCTCGCGGCCGAGGGACGCACGGTCTTCGTCTCCTCGCACCTGATGAGCGAGATGGCGCTGACCGCCGACCACCTGATCGTCATCGGGCGCGGCCAGCTGCTCGCCGACATGAGCGTGAGGGACTTCATCTCGGCCAACTCCGCCGACTTCGCGCGCGTGCGCACCCCGGACACCGAGCCGCAGCTGCGCGAGAAGCTGACCTCCGCGCTCACCGAGGCCGGCGGCCACGTCCTGCCGGAGCAGGACGGCGCACTGCGGGTGACCGGCCTGGCGCTGCCCCGGATCAGCGACCTCGCGCACGAGGCGGACGTACGGCTGTGGGAGCTGTCGCCGCACCAGGCCTCGCTGGAGGAGGCGTACATGCGGATGACGCAGGGCGCCGTGGACTACCGCTCGACCATCGACCAGAAGGCGGGCCTCCAGCAGCCGCTGCCGCCCGGCGCGCAGCCGCCGATGCCGGTGCCCGGCCAGGGCCAGCCCGGCTGGTACGCCCCACCGCCGCCCCAGCAGGGCGGCGGGCCCTTCCAGGGTCAGACCGCGGCCCCGTCCGGCCCGGCTGCCCCCGCGGGCCCGTACGGCGCCGCCCAGCCGGGCCCCTACGGCGCCCCGGCACCCAACCCGTACGCCCAGCAGCCCCAGCCCCCGGTCGCGGCCCCCCAGGCACCGCACCAGGCCCAGGCACCGGGCGCGGCCCAGGCCCCGGCAGCCCCCGCCCCGACCGCACCGCCGACCCCGCAGCAGGCCCACGCGCCCGCCCCGGCCCCGGTTTCCGCCCCGCAGGGCCAGGCCCCGGTTTCCGCCCCGCAGGGTCAGGTGCCGGCCGCGCCGCCGGCCCCGCAGCAGGCGCCCGCCGCCGCTCCCGCTCCCGCCGACCCGACCCGGACCCAGCCCAAGGACGACGCCCGATGA
- a CDS encoding ATP-binding cassette domain-containing protein, giving the protein MIELTGLTKRYGEKVAVDRLTFAVRPGIVTGFLGPNGAGKSTTMRMILGLDHPTAGDVRIDGKHYDQLEDPLTYVGALLDAKAVHGGRSAYNHLLCLAQSNGIPRRRVAEVLETVGLGAVARKKAKGFSYGMGQRLGIAAALLGDPRILMFDEPVNGLDPEGIHWIRHLMKSLAAQGRTVFVSSHLMSEMALTADHLVVIGQGRLLANTSMADFIQQNARSYVRLRSPQRERLLDVLHEAGITVVEAGAGPLEVDGGKAEQIGELAARHGIVLHELSTQQASLEEAFMQLTAEAVEYHAQAGPGVARQDRGTGWKGA; this is encoded by the coding sequence ATGATCGAGTTGACGGGCCTGACCAAGCGGTACGGGGAGAAGGTGGCGGTCGACCGTCTCACCTTCGCGGTCAGGCCTGGCATCGTCACCGGGTTCCTCGGGCCCAACGGGGCCGGGAAGTCCACCACCATGCGGATGATCCTCGGGCTCGACCACCCGACGGCCGGCGACGTCCGGATCGACGGCAAGCACTACGACCAGCTCGAGGACCCGCTGACGTACGTCGGGGCGCTGCTGGACGCCAAGGCCGTGCACGGCGGGCGCAGCGCCTACAACCATCTGCTGTGCCTCGCGCAGAGCAACGGGATCCCGAGGCGCCGGGTGGCGGAGGTGCTGGAGACGGTCGGGCTCGGCGCCGTGGCGAGGAAGAAGGCCAAGGGGTTCTCGTACGGCATGGGGCAGCGGCTCGGGATCGCCGCCGCGCTGCTCGGCGATCCGCGGATCCTGATGTTCGACGAGCCGGTCAACGGGCTCGACCCGGAGGGCATCCACTGGATCCGGCACCTGATGAAGTCGCTGGCCGCGCAGGGGCGGACGGTGTTCGTCTCGAGCCATCTGATGAGCGAGATGGCGCTGACCGCCGATCATCTGGTGGTCATCGGGCAGGGCCGGCTGCTCGCGAACACCTCCATGGCCGACTTCATCCAGCAGAACGCGCGCTCGTACGTGCGGCTTCGCTCACCGCAGCGCGAGCGGCTGCTCGACGTGCTGCACGAGGCGGGGATCACCGTCGTCGAGGCGGGCGCGGGCCCGCTGGAGGTGGACGGGGGCAAGGCCGAGCAGATCGGCGAGCTGGCGGCGCGGCACGGGATCGTGCTGCACGAACTGAGCACCCAGCAGGCTTCGCTCGAGGAGGCGTTCATGCAGCTCACGGCCGAGGCGGTGGAGTACCACGCGCAGGCCGGCCCGGGAGTCGCCCGGCAGGACCGGGGCACCGGCTGGAAGGGGGCGTGA
- a CDS encoding acetyl-CoA C-acetyltransferase, whose protein sequence is MPSGTTSSVIVAGARTPMGRLLGSLKSFSAADLGGLAIKAALDRAGIGGDQVQYVIMGQVLQAGAGQIPARQAAVKAGIPMNVPALTVNKVCLSGLDAIALADQLIRAGEFDIVVAGGQESMTNAPHLLPKSREGFKYGAIEMLDAMAHDGLTDPWDNVPMGESTERHNTRLGIGRPEQDEIAALSHQRAAAAQKNGVFEAEITPVEIPQRKGEPVVFSKDEGIRADTTVESLGKLRPAFAKDGTITAGTSSQISDGAAAVVVMSRAKAEELGLEWLAEIGAHGNVAGPDNSLQSQPSNAIQHALKKEGLDVADLDLVEINEAFAAVAVQSMKDLGVSTEKVNVNGGAIALGHPIGMSGARLVLHLALELKRRGGGVGAAALCGGGGQGDALIVRVPKA, encoded by the coding sequence ATGCCTTCTGGAACGACCAGCTCTGTGATCGTCGCGGGCGCGCGCACGCCCATGGGACGACTCCTGGGCTCCCTCAAGTCCTTCTCCGCGGCCGACCTCGGCGGCCTCGCGATCAAGGCCGCCCTCGACCGTGCGGGGATCGGTGGCGACCAGGTGCAGTACGTGATCATGGGCCAGGTGCTCCAGGCCGGGGCAGGGCAGATCCCGGCGCGCCAGGCCGCGGTCAAGGCCGGTATCCCGATGAACGTCCCGGCGCTCACCGTCAACAAGGTGTGCCTGTCCGGCCTCGACGCCATCGCGCTCGCCGACCAGCTGATCCGCGCCGGCGAGTTCGACATCGTCGTGGCCGGCGGCCAGGAATCCATGACCAACGCCCCGCACCTGCTGCCGAAGTCCCGTGAGGGCTTCAAGTACGGCGCGATCGAGATGCTCGACGCGATGGCCCACGACGGCCTGACCGACCCGTGGGACAACGTCCCGATGGGTGAGTCCACCGAGAGGCACAACACCCGCCTCGGCATCGGCCGCCCCGAGCAGGACGAGATCGCCGCCCTGTCGCACCAGCGGGCCGCCGCCGCGCAGAAGAACGGCGTCTTCGAGGCCGAGATCACCCCGGTCGAGATCCCGCAGCGCAAGGGCGAGCCGGTCGTCTTCAGCAAGGACGAGGGCATCCGCGCCGACACCACCGTGGAGTCCCTGGGCAAACTGCGCCCGGCCTTCGCCAAGGACGGCACGATCACGGCCGGCACCTCCTCGCAGATCTCGGACGGTGCGGCGGCCGTGGTCGTGATGAGCAGGGCCAAGGCCGAGGAGCTGGGCCTGGAGTGGCTCGCCGAGATCGGCGCCCACGGCAATGTGGCCGGCCCGGACAACTCGCTGCAGTCCCAGCCGTCCAACGCCATCCAGCACGCCCTGAAGAAGGAGGGCCTGGACGTCGCCGACCTCGACCTCGTCGAGATCAACGAGGCCTTCGCCGCCGTCGCCGTGCAGTCAATGAAGGACCTCGGCGTGTCCACGGAAAAGGTGAACGTCAACGGCGGCGCCATCGCGCTGGGCCACCCGATCGGTATGTCCGGCGCCCGTCTCGTGCTCCACCTGGCGCTCGAGCTCAAGCGGCGCGGCGGCGGGGTCGGCGCGGCCGCGCTGTGCGGTGGCGGCGGCCAGGGTGACGCGCTGATCGTGCGGGTACCGAAGGCCTGA
- the meaB gene encoding methylmalonyl Co-A mutase-associated GTPase MeaB — translation MQDVSSLVAQAREGRPRAVARLISLVEGASPQLREVMAALAPLTGNAYVVGLTGSPGVGKSTSTSALVTAYRRQGKRVGVLAVDPSSPFSGGALLGDRVRMSDHASDPGVYIRSMATRGHLGGLAWAAPQAIRVLDAAGCDVILVETVGVGQSEVEIASQADTSVVLLAPGMGDGIQAAKAGILEIGDVYVVNKADRDGADATARELNHMLGLGEARGPGDWRPPIVKTVAARAEGVDEVVEALEKHRAWMEERGVLAERRRARAAREVETIAVTALRERIGDLHGDRRLSALAERIVAGELDPYRAADELVAGLTQG, via the coding sequence ATGCAGGACGTCTCCTCTCTGGTGGCCCAGGCCAGGGAAGGCCGGCCGCGTGCCGTGGCCCGGCTGATCTCCCTGGTGGAGGGGGCGTCCCCGCAGCTCAGGGAGGTCATGGCGGCGCTGGCGCCGCTGACCGGCAACGCCTACGTGGTGGGCCTGACCGGCTCGCCCGGCGTCGGCAAGTCCACCTCGACCTCCGCACTCGTGACGGCGTACCGCAGGCAGGGCAAGCGGGTCGGCGTCCTGGCCGTCGACCCGTCGTCGCCGTTCTCCGGCGGCGCCCTGCTCGGCGACCGGGTGCGGATGTCGGACCACGCCTCGGATCCCGGGGTCTACATCCGCTCGATGGCCACCCGTGGCCACCTGGGCGGCCTCGCCTGGGCGGCGCCCCAGGCCATCCGGGTCCTCGACGCGGCCGGCTGCGACGTGATCCTGGTCGAGACGGTGGGCGTCGGCCAGTCGGAGGTGGAGATCGCCTCCCAGGCGGACACGTCCGTCGTCCTGCTGGCGCCCGGCATGGGCGACGGCATCCAGGCGGCCAAGGCGGGCATCCTGGAGATCGGCGACGTCTACGTGGTCAACAAGGCCGACCGGGACGGGGCGGACGCCACGGCCCGCGAGCTGAACCACATGCTGGGCCTCGGCGAGGCCCGCGGACCCGGCGACTGGCGCCCGCCGATCGTGAAGACGGTCGCGGCCCGCGCCGAAGGCGTCGACGAGGTCGTGGAGGCCCTGGAGAAGCACCGTGCGTGGATGGAGGAGCGCGGTGTGCTCGCCGAGCGCCGCCGGGCCCGCGCGGCCCGCGAGGTGGAGACCATCGCGGTGACGGCCCTGCGCGAGCGCATCGGCGACCTCCACGGCGACCGCCGGCTCAGTGCGCTCGCGGAGCGCATCGTCGCGGGCGAACTGGACCCGTACCGTGCGGCGGACGAGCTGGTGGCCGGCCTGACACAGGGCTGA